A genomic region of Candidatus Rokuibacteriota bacterium contains the following coding sequences:
- a CDS encoding TRAP transporter fused permease subunit, whose protein sequence is MADAVSKFRALRGAPRGVERALLSAVTLLGSLWALEVHHHLPWAFFKEQYLGLFLGVSLAAVFVAVKAHAGGREDRVAWHDWGLAAGGLGVGLYVTLRYPVIAYQLGVLTWDKVALGALAIALVLEAARRLVGWVMVALAAVFILYAKFAWLLPGLLAGKGASWERIAVYLYLDTNGLLGLPLAVTAGMVVAFIFFGQVLYAVGGDRFLTDLAMALMGRYRGGPAKVSVVASSLFGTVSGSAVSNVVVDGPITIPMMKRSGYAPHVAAAIEAVASTGGQIMPPVMGVAAFLIAEFLSLPYSEVALAAVIPALLYYLALFVQVDLEAASHGLVGLPARDLPRLRDVLRRGWSFLIPLGVLVYTLMIASWEAGKAGMAAVIATLVVGALQWEDRLTPARLWRAIEEAGRVLLDIVAITAVAGFVIGVLQLSGLGFKFSLLLVTVAGGSALGLLALTAVVCIILGMGMPTAIVYIMLAVLVGPALVQLGIAPLGAHLFLFYFGMLSMITPPVCLATYAAASIARSDFMKTGWTGMRLGIVAYVVPFVFAFHPSLLMQGSVAEIVLAAASAAGGVILLGTGCAGHLFRALSWPRRGAAALAGLLLIPPPSSGPWLAANLAGLALGIAFGVSEWTAHGRALPVAVPAAQREP, encoded by the coding sequence CCGACGCCGTCTCCAAGTTCCGGGCGCTGCGCGGCGCGCCGCGGGGGGTGGAGCGGGCGCTGCTATCGGCGGTGACGCTCCTCGGCAGCCTCTGGGCGCTCGAGGTCCACCACCACCTCCCCTGGGCGTTCTTCAAGGAGCAGTACCTCGGCCTCTTCCTCGGGGTGAGCCTCGCCGCGGTGTTCGTCGCCGTGAAGGCCCATGCGGGAGGGCGTGAGGACCGCGTGGCCTGGCATGACTGGGGCCTCGCCGCGGGCGGGCTCGGCGTGGGGCTCTACGTCACGCTGCGCTACCCCGTCATCGCCTATCAGCTCGGTGTGCTCACCTGGGACAAGGTCGCCCTCGGCGCGCTGGCGATCGCCCTCGTGCTGGAGGCGGCGCGCCGGCTGGTCGGCTGGGTGATGGTGGCGCTGGCGGCCGTCTTCATCCTGTACGCGAAATTCGCCTGGCTCCTGCCGGGGCTCCTCGCCGGCAAGGGGGCGTCGTGGGAGCGCATCGCCGTCTACCTGTACCTGGACACCAACGGCCTCCTCGGCCTGCCGCTGGCGGTGACAGCGGGGATGGTCGTGGCCTTCATCTTCTTCGGCCAGGTGCTCTACGCCGTGGGCGGCGACCGCTTCCTCACCGATCTCGCCATGGCGCTCATGGGGCGCTACCGGGGCGGGCCGGCGAAGGTGTCGGTGGTGGCCTCCTCCCTCTTCGGCACGGTGTCGGGCAGCGCGGTGTCCAACGTGGTGGTGGACGGACCCATCACGATCCCGATGATGAAGCGCAGCGGGTACGCGCCGCATGTGGCGGCAGCCATCGAGGCCGTGGCCTCCACGGGCGGCCAGATCATGCCCCCGGTCATGGGCGTCGCGGCCTTCCTCATCGCCGAGTTCCTCTCGCTCCCTTACTCCGAGGTGGCGCTGGCCGCTGTGATCCCGGCGCTCCTCTACTACCTGGCGCTCTTCGTCCAGGTGGACCTGGAGGCAGCCAGTCACGGGCTCGTCGGGCTTCCCGCGCGGGATCTGCCGCGGCTCCGCGACGTGCTGCGCCGCGGCTGGAGCTTCCTCATCCCGCTGGGCGTGCTCGTCTACACGCTGATGATCGCCTCCTGGGAGGCGGGCAAGGCCGGGATGGCGGCCGTCATCGCCACGCTCGTGGTGGGCGCGCTCCAGTGGGAGGACCGGCTGACGCCGGCCCGGCTCTGGCGGGCCATCGAGGAGGCCGGGCGCGTGCTGCTGGACATCGTCGCCATCACGGCCGTGGCCGGCTTCGTCATCGGCGTGCTGCAGCTCTCGGGGCTCGGCTTCAAGTTCTCCCTACTCCTCGTCACCGTGGCCGGGGGAAGCGCGCTGGGCCTGCTCGCGCTCACCGCGGTGGTCTGCATCATCCTGGGCATGGGCATGCCCACGGCCATCGTCTACATCATGCTGGCCGTCCTCGTGGGCCCGGCCCTCGTCCAGCTCGGGATCGCGCCGCTGGGCGCGCATCTCTTCCTCTTCTACTTCGGGATGCTGTCCATGATCACGCCGCCCGTGTGCCTGGCGACGTACGCCGCGGCCTCCATCGCGCGCTCCGACTTCATGAAGACGGGGTGGACGGGGATGCGGCTCGGCATCGTCGCCTACGTGGTGCCCTTCGTCTTCGCCTTTCACCCCTCGCTCCTGATGCAAGGCTCGGTCGCGGAGATCGTGCTCGCCGCCGCGTCGGCGGCCGGCGGCGTGATCCTCCTCGGCACGGGCTGCGCTGGCCACCTCTTCAGGGCGCTGTCCTGGCCCCGGCGCGGGGCGG